A window of the Lactuca sativa cultivar Salinas chromosome 5, Lsat_Salinas_v11, whole genome shotgun sequence genome harbors these coding sequences:
- the LOC111909723 gene encoding uncharacterized protein LOC111909723 has translation MNYDIWRELFEIHYIGYGVDDHLKSSAPITTEKEKEKEKDKETEESMSVKDAWVRKDSIVKSWLYATLSIPLLNMIFKKQATAFEIWENLEKVFRDNKASKIIQLDRELRNISLGNSSITEYCNKIKSLADRLEHMDAKVCEINLVAYMINGLSKKFQYIAINIRHRDPPPSFWDARSILLCEEQQMLLDE, from the coding sequence ATGAATTATGATATTTGGCGAGAACTATTCGAAATTCACTATATCGGGTATGGTGTCGATGATCATCTCAAGTCCTCTGCTCCAATAACgactgaaaaagaaaaagaaaaggaaaaagacaaagaaacagAAGAATCAATGTCTGTGAAGGATGCATGGGTTCGCAAGGACTCTATCGTAAAATCATGGCTATATGCCACTCTCTCTATCCCTCTTCTCAATATGATATTCAAGAAGCAAGCAACAGCTTTTGAAATCTGGGAAAATCTTGAAAAAGTTTTTCGCGATAACAAAGCCTCGAAAATCATTCAGCTTGATCGAGAATTGAGAAACATCTCTCTTGGTAACTCTTCCATCACAGAATACTGTAACAAAATCAAATCCCTTGCTGATAGATTAGAACACATGGATGCTAAGGTGTGTGAAATTAACCTGGTGGCATATATGATTAATGGACTGTCTAAGAAGTTTCAGTACATAGCTATTAATATCCGACACAGGGACCCGCCTCCATCTTTTTGGGATGCTAGATCTATTCTCCTTTGTGAAGAACAACAGATGCTTCTCGATGAATAG